In Bacillus sp. KH172YL63, one genomic interval encodes:
- a CDS encoding DUF294 nucleotidyltransferase-like domain-containing protein: MNQQELLQIIQGHYPFDVLSSEQLDYIISGSRYTTFKKGEFLFHEDETVEDLDIYFLVSGLAKNVLHRSNGKQYSLRFYYPGDLIGIMIMLTSGQMTFSVQAIEDCTVFRIQKDRILEVMTKNNDFSKIIFESIGNRMKTLYDEIKAKSATETDDENINLFRTKVHTLMDSPTFIRENDSIVEAAKKMKEHDTYGLVVVDGDKKMQGILTQREILSYITSPSSSETVADWMKKKPFWIRDESFAYEALSYFKHEEVDFVPIIRNDVVVGILTSTSFLNIQDSNYLDLSYKIQKALTHDELVKLATVKSETFQQFIQDLLLQDSFGYDICEVITNYNDRLHRKIIQLSEREMRQEGYGSAPINYCFIVMGSQGRSEQGFHTDQDNGIILDDYDHLSDLKKVDHYFQAFTEKLNLKLAACGFPECTGGIMAKEQKWKRSYTDWKRAIDDWLHEIDAQEVQNITMFYDFRPIYGDYSIAEEIRTYLAEKSKRSLNMQQLLRKDALRFKLPVGPLGRVNLKPRNHLFNLKKSGLLQIVNMIRIHSVKYGIKEVNTIKRVQALKKIQAFHPRDAENVKTAMHILLTLRTKQNLLELSEGKPLSNDIDVRTLSKEDRQKLKESIQIANRLQQVMEISFNRNRVV, from the coding sequence ATGAACCAGCAGGAGTTATTACAAATCATACAGGGGCACTACCCATTTGACGTTTTGTCCTCAGAACAGTTGGATTACATCATTTCAGGTTCGAGATACACTACTTTTAAAAAAGGCGAGTTTTTGTTTCATGAAGATGAAACGGTTGAAGACCTTGATATTTACTTCCTTGTATCAGGTCTTGCCAAAAACGTCCTTCATCGTTCAAACGGCAAACAGTACTCCCTGAGATTTTATTACCCCGGTGACCTGATCGGGATCATGATTATGCTGACGAGCGGCCAGATGACATTTTCCGTGCAAGCGATCGAGGATTGCACGGTGTTCAGAATCCAGAAAGACCGGATCCTTGAGGTGATGACGAAGAACAATGATTTCTCCAAAATCATCTTTGAAAGCATCGGCAATCGCATGAAAACACTGTATGACGAAATCAAGGCAAAATCGGCAACTGAAACAGACGATGAAAATATCAACCTTTTCAGGACGAAAGTACATACCTTGATGGACAGCCCTACGTTCATCAGAGAAAACGATTCGATTGTGGAAGCGGCCAAGAAGATGAAAGAGCACGATACGTACGGCCTGGTGGTGGTCGACGGGGATAAAAAAATGCAAGGGATTCTGACCCAGCGGGAAATTCTTTCTTACATCACCTCCCCCTCTTCATCCGAGACCGTGGCCGATTGGATGAAAAAGAAACCGTTTTGGATCAGGGATGAATCGTTCGCTTATGAAGCACTCTCCTACTTCAAGCATGAGGAAGTGGATTTCGTTCCAATTATACGGAATGATGTGGTAGTCGGCATCCTAACAAGCACATCATTCCTCAATATTCAGGATTCGAATTATCTTGATCTCTCTTATAAGATCCAGAAGGCGCTGACCCATGATGAACTGGTGAAGCTTGCCACTGTCAAAAGTGAAACTTTTCAACAATTCATACAGGATCTGCTTTTGCAGGACAGCTTCGGCTACGATATATGCGAAGTGATCACCAATTATAATGACCGGCTTCACCGGAAAATCATTCAACTGAGTGAAAGGGAAATGCGTCAGGAAGGTTACGGTTCGGCACCAATCAATTACTGCTTCATTGTCATGGGGAGTCAAGGCCGGAGTGAACAGGGTTTCCATACTGATCAGGATAATGGGATCATCCTTGATGACTATGATCATCTTTCCGACCTGAAAAAGGTGGATCATTACTTCCAGGCGTTCACAGAGAAGCTGAATCTGAAGCTTGCAGCGTGCGGTTTCCCTGAATGCACCGGAGGCATCATGGCCAAGGAACAAAAGTGGAAAAGATCTTATACCGACTGGAAAAGGGCGATTGATGACTGGCTGCATGAAATCGATGCCCAGGAAGTACAAAATATCACGATGTTCTATGACTTCCGGCCGATTTACGGGGACTACTCGATAGCAGAAGAAATTCGGACTTATCTCGCCGAAAAGTCAAAAAGGTCATTGAATATGCAGCAGCTCTTACGAAAAGACGCCCTCCGCTTCAAGCTACCCGTCGGACCATTGGGAAGGGTGAATCTGAAACCCCGGAATCACCTTTTCAATTTGAAGAAGTCAGGGTTATTGCAAATCGTCAATATGATCCGGATTCATTCGGTCAAATATGGAATCAAAGAAGTGAATACGATCAAGCGGGTTCAGGCGTTGAAGAAGATTCAGGCCTTTCACCCAAGGGATGCTGAAAATGTCAAGACGGCGATGCATATCCTCTTGACGCTAAGAACAAAGCAGAATCTTCTTGAGCTAAGTGAAGGAAAGCCATTAAGCAATGACATCGATGTGAGGACCCTTTCTAAAGAGGACCGGCAGAAATTAAAAGAGTCCATACAAATCGCCAACCGACTCCAACAAGTGATGGAAATCAGCTTCAACAGGAATCGGGTGGTTTAA
- a CDS encoding alpha/beta hydrolase — protein sequence MSFITKRTFFWSGLFLIGFFTLYTIFRTSHVESSEKPLSAVEKYPTVFVHGYKGTYNSFRTMLDRFENQHGWGQKTLVITVSEKGSVSYRGTLPRNPVSPPLVQVIFEDNRASLDKQALWLENAMKLLHHRFDVESVNIVAHSMGGLASTKYLEDTGHANFVPQTHKFITIATPFLGVTKESYGQINTGEAVIDLKPQSHALKEMYLNRNLIPGDIQVLSIAGSGDDVVNVPSALGSSSFFEGQSYETKIVYDPSISHSGLHETIKVDRLVGDFLWGK from the coding sequence TTGTCTTTCATCACAAAACGAACTTTTTTCTGGAGCGGCCTTTTTCTCATCGGCTTCTTCACTTTATATACAATATTCCGGACGTCCCATGTTGAATCGAGTGAAAAACCCCTCTCGGCTGTTGAAAAATATCCGACGGTGTTCGTTCACGGTTACAAAGGCACCTACAATTCCTTCAGGACGATGCTTGACCGGTTTGAAAATCAGCACGGCTGGGGCCAAAAAACATTGGTGATCACCGTTTCGGAAAAAGGGAGTGTCTCGTACAGGGGAACCCTTCCGAGAAACCCTGTCTCCCCTCCCCTTGTCCAAGTCATATTTGAAGATAATCGAGCTTCTTTAGATAAACAGGCCCTCTGGCTTGAAAATGCGATGAAGCTCCTGCATCACCGCTTTGATGTGGAATCTGTCAATATTGTGGCTCATTCCATGGGAGGGCTTGCATCGACAAAATATCTTGAAGATACGGGTCATGCAAACTTCGTCCCTCAAACCCATAAATTCATTACCATCGCTACCCCATTTCTTGGCGTGACGAAGGAATCCTACGGGCAAATCAATACAGGCGAAGCGGTGATTGACTTAAAACCTCAATCTCATGCATTGAAAGAGATGTATCTCAACCGAAACCTCATCCCCGGGGACATCCAGGTTTTGTCCATCGCTGGATCTGGTGATGATGTAGTAAATGTACCGAGCGCACTTGGAAGTTCTTCATTCTTTGAAGGTCAGTCCTATGAAACGAAAATTGTGTATGACCCCTCCATTTCTCACAGCGGCCTCCATGAAACGATCAAGGTCGACCGTCTTGTCGGAGATTTTCTCTGGGGTAAATAA
- a CDS encoding D-glycero-alpha-D-manno-heptose-1,7-bisphosphate 7-phosphatase, with the protein MKKAIFLDRDGVINEVKSERVKFVNKPSQFYFLEGVTEAVKKLSQSGFLLYVVTNQGGVGLGYLTKGELDRIHDHMVAEIEKAGGRIEEVSCCIHKPKEGCSCRKPEAGMIVALAEKHGLDLNQSYMIGDRDVDIEAGRKAGCKTILLAHHSSPQYGANHIFPSLKEASEYILSSQ; encoded by the coding sequence ATGAAAAAAGCAATTTTTCTTGACCGTGACGGGGTCATCAATGAGGTAAAATCCGAAAGAGTGAAGTTTGTAAATAAGCCAAGTCAATTTTATTTCCTGGAAGGTGTGACGGAAGCGGTCAAGAAGTTATCTCAATCAGGGTTCCTTCTATACGTTGTCACGAATCAAGGCGGCGTCGGCCTTGGCTATCTGACGAAAGGAGAGCTCGACAGAATCCATGATCATATGGTGGCTGAAATTGAGAAAGCAGGCGGCAGAATAGAAGAAGTGTCATGCTGTATTCATAAACCGAAGGAAGGCTGTTCCTGCAGAAAACCGGAAGCCGGGATGATTGTGGCTCTTGCAGAAAAACATGGCTTGGATCTCAACCAGTCCTACATGATCGGGGACCGTGATGTCGACATCGAAGCCGGACGGAAAGCAGGATGCAAGACGATCCTTTTAGCACATCACTCATCTCCCCAATACGGCGCTAATCATATTTTCCCTTCACTGAAAGAGGCTTCTGAGTATATTCTTTCCTCTCAATAA
- a CDS encoding class I SAM-dependent rRNA methyltransferase, protein MTKERMMKANPTYIQQFQKGFPLLNKENVMGSSDHIQEGEILSLVDERNRFIAKGYAGKQNKGIGWLLSWKEQELIDQAFIQKKLQAAINQRLHFFYSEDTTAFRVFNGEGDGFGGITIDYFDGYYLVQWYSKGAYSFKEDVIQAIKNLTDYKGIYQKKRFAEEGKYVEEDDFVEGIRPSFPLLVKENGVQFAIYLNDGAMVGVFLDQREVRKRIRDSYSEGKRVLNTFSYTGAFSVYAALGGAVETTSVDLANRSLSKTIEQFSINGIDYEAQNIIVEDVFKYFKYAVKKELSFDLVVLDPPSFARSKKHTFSAARDYKDLLKEAIAITEKNGVIVASTNCSTFNMKKFKGFIETAFKESDEKYTILEEYTLPEDFRTISQYRQGDYLKVVFIKKM, encoded by the coding sequence TTGACGAAAGAAAGAATGATGAAAGCAAACCCGACATACATACAACAATTCCAGAAGGGCTTCCCCCTCTTAAATAAAGAGAATGTGATGGGTTCGTCCGACCACATACAGGAAGGAGAAATCCTGTCCCTCGTTGACGAACGAAATCGCTTTATAGCGAAAGGATATGCCGGTAAACAGAACAAGGGAATCGGCTGGCTCCTAAGCTGGAAAGAACAAGAACTCATTGATCAAGCGTTCATTCAAAAAAAACTTCAGGCTGCCATTAATCAGCGCCTCCATTTCTTTTACAGTGAAGATACGACTGCATTCAGGGTTTTCAACGGTGAAGGTGACGGATTTGGCGGCATCACGATCGATTACTTTGATGGCTATTATCTGGTCCAATGGTATTCCAAAGGGGCTTACTCCTTTAAAGAAGATGTCATTCAGGCCATTAAAAATTTGACCGATTATAAAGGCATCTATCAGAAAAAGAGATTTGCCGAAGAAGGTAAATACGTGGAGGAAGATGATTTCGTTGAAGGAATCCGCCCATCCTTCCCCCTTCTTGTGAAAGAAAACGGCGTACAATTTGCCATTTATTTAAACGATGGCGCCATGGTCGGTGTATTCCTCGATCAACGGGAAGTCCGTAAAAGAATCCGTGATTCGTATTCTGAAGGAAAAAGGGTATTGAATACCTTCTCGTATACAGGAGCCTTTTCAGTATATGCAGCCCTGGGCGGTGCTGTGGAAACGACAAGCGTTGACCTTGCCAACCGCAGTTTAAGTAAGACGATCGAACAATTCAGCATTAATGGAATCGATTATGAAGCGCAGAATATCATCGTCGAGGATGTATTTAAATACTTTAAATACGCCGTTAAGAAAGAGCTTTCCTTTGATTTGGTCGTCCTTGATCCCCCAAGTTTCGCCCGTTCGAAGAAACATACCTTCAGCGCTGCAAGGGATTATAAGGATTTACTCAAAGAAGCAATCGCGATTACCGAGAAAAACGGTGTGATCGTCGCGTCGACAAATTGCAGTACATTCAATATGAAGAAATTTAAAGGATTCATTGAAACTGCCTTCAAAGAGTCTGACGAGAAATATACCATTCTGGAAGAATACACGCTTCCCGAGGACTTCAGAACAATCAGTCAATACAGGCAGGGCGACTATCTAAAAGTAGTATTCATTAAAAAGATGTAG
- a CDS encoding helix-turn-helix domain-containing protein, with protein sequence MTIGSKIRFHRLKRKLTQEELCKGIMSISYLSKLENNQVTPSPDIIESLCERLGVSNLSDNPNRLNKLLETWNHELLWNHGNPEGSTFQHIQRELEQTDDLVPHLFYRILCFRLHLLKHDLPKAHQQMNDSLIHYKELTDTLKFYFHKYRGNYYYLLKDYEQAQAELKEAETYYVLGNVVNEEERADLYYLSSLVLSRLNQYRLAIFYGEKSLSIFQGVYFQKRCAEVHLLLGICYRRIRYAEQAMKHYEWAKFIARSIGYNGLLAKVEQNLGYLKSFMNKSEEAIGHYLKSIELKESDLEGKLFSILSLVKEYYKLNQYQHVCHWLPKGLSLCSEDTYPDKFYQLSYYQFAMNDFPNGFELFMKEYCLPFFKRNGSLLLYAEYAKYLGQYYQMVRKYKPAAFYLNEANEIYEEMLII encoded by the coding sequence ATGACGATCGGTTCAAAAATCCGTTTCCACAGATTAAAAAGAAAATTAACCCAGGAAGAGCTATGTAAAGGCATCATGTCTATTTCCTATCTATCCAAACTTGAGAACAATCAGGTCACACCTTCGCCGGACATCATCGAATCATTGTGCGAGCGCCTAGGCGTGAGTAATCTTTCGGATAATCCCAACCGCTTGAATAAGCTTCTCGAAACATGGAATCATGAACTTCTATGGAATCATGGTAATCCTGAAGGCTCTACGTTCCAGCACATTCAACGTGAGCTGGAACAAACGGATGACCTTGTTCCCCACTTATTTTACCGCATTCTTTGTTTCCGCCTGCACTTATTGAAGCATGATCTGCCAAAAGCCCACCAGCAGATGAATGATTCACTCATCCATTATAAAGAGCTGACGGATACATTAAAGTTCTATTTTCACAAATATCGAGGCAATTATTATTACCTGCTGAAAGACTATGAGCAAGCACAGGCGGAACTGAAGGAAGCTGAGACCTATTACGTGCTTGGAAATGTGGTGAATGAAGAAGAACGGGCAGATTTATATTACTTGTCAAGCCTCGTTCTAAGCCGCTTGAATCAATACAGGCTCGCCATTTTTTATGGAGAAAAGTCCCTCTCCATCTTTCAGGGCGTTTACTTTCAGAAGCGGTGTGCCGAAGTTCACTTACTGCTGGGCATCTGCTACCGGAGAATAAGATACGCAGAGCAGGCCATGAAGCATTATGAATGGGCAAAGTTCATTGCCCGTTCGATCGGATATAACGGGCTGCTCGCCAAAGTCGAGCAAAACCTTGGGTATCTAAAATCATTCATGAACAAGAGCGAAGAAGCGATCGGACATTACTTGAAGAGTATCGAGCTAAAAGAAAGCGACTTAGAAGGGAAGTTATTCTCCATTCTATCCCTCGTGAAGGAATACTATAAATTGAACCAGTATCAGCATGTGTGTCACTGGCTGCCAAAAGGATTATCACTCTGTTCAGAGGATACATATCCTGATAAATTCTATCAGCTATCATATTATCAGTTTGCGATGAATGATTTCCCAAACGGTTTTGAGTTGTTCATGAAAGAATATTGTCTTCCCTTCTTCAAAAGGAACGGCTCCCTTCTATTATATGCTGAATACGCGAAATACCTTGGCCAATATTATCAGATGGTCAGAAAATATAAACCTGCAGCCTTTTATCTCAACGAAGCGAATGAGATTTATGAAGAGATGCTGATCATTTAA
- a CDS encoding threonine aldolase family protein, which produces MIDLRSDTLTKPTEDMRRAAYEAEVGDDVYGEDPTVLKLEREAARILGKEEALFVTSGTQGNQIAVLTHTRPGNEIILEENSHIFYYESGAVAALAGVQTRTIRGENGEMDPSDIKAAIRPEDQHFPETGLICIENTHNRAGGAIVSPENMQAIHTVAKQYGIPVHVDGARLFNAVTASGRDVVDFTQHCDTVQICLSKGLGAPVGSIIAGDQAFISRARKWRKRLGGGLRQVGMIAAPALVALTSMRDRLGEDHEKAAVLKQGLMACTGIQVINSVDTNIVVADISGTGRSAEQFVEHLKEKGILTVTFGPTLVRFTTHYDVTKDDIDTVVNILQREFK; this is translated from the coding sequence GTGATAGATTTAAGAAGTGATACTTTGACCAAACCAACGGAAGACATGAGAAGGGCCGCTTATGAGGCAGAAGTCGGTGATGACGTATACGGTGAAGATCCAACCGTCCTGAAGCTTGAGAGAGAAGCAGCCCGGATTCTAGGCAAAGAGGAAGCGTTATTCGTCACGAGCGGAACGCAGGGGAACCAGATTGCCGTACTCACTCATACGAGACCCGGCAACGAAATCATTTTAGAAGAAAACTCACATATTTTCTATTATGAATCTGGGGCGGTTGCGGCACTTGCAGGGGTCCAGACGAGGACCATCAGGGGTGAGAATGGCGAAATGGATCCCAGTGATATCAAAGCAGCCATTCGCCCTGAGGATCAGCACTTTCCGGAAACAGGGTTGATTTGTATAGAAAATACCCATAACCGGGCAGGAGGGGCCATCGTATCACCTGAGAACATGCAAGCGATCCATACAGTTGCTAAACAATATGGCATTCCTGTTCACGTTGATGGTGCAAGGCTTTTCAATGCCGTGACGGCAAGCGGGAGGGACGTAGTGGATTTCACGCAGCATTGTGATACCGTGCAGATCTGTTTATCTAAAGGATTAGGCGCGCCGGTGGGGTCGATCATTGCAGGTGATCAAGCGTTTATTTCCCGTGCGAGGAAGTGGAGAAAGAGATTGGGCGGAGGATTGAGACAGGTCGGTATGATTGCTGCCCCTGCATTGGTTGCACTCACCTCCATGAGAGATAGATTGGGAGAAGACCATGAAAAGGCAGCCGTATTAAAGCAGGGACTGATGGCGTGCACCGGAATTCAAGTGATCAATTCAGTGGATACGAATATTGTCGTAGCTGATATATCTGGAACGGGACGATCCGCAGAACAGTTTGTAGAGCACCTGAAAGAGAAAGGCATCCTTACAGTCACATTCGGCCCGACCCTTGTCCGCTTTACGACCCACTACGATGTGACAAAGGATGACATCGATACAGTGGTCAATATTCTTCAAAGGGAATTTAAATAG
- a CDS encoding DUF2680 domain-containing protein has translation MKKIIYSIMAVCVLSLGVCGSVEAVGQNTEQKVNLTAEQKAELGKLHDQMFATKKELVKKYVEYGVFSKEQGDKVLAMMEEKHKKLKENGYMMRWHPHHGKKLDMKE, from the coding sequence TTGAAGAAAATAATTTATTCAATCATGGCGGTGTGTGTGCTCAGCCTCGGTGTATGTGGCAGCGTTGAAGCAGTAGGACAGAACACAGAGCAAAAGGTGAATTTAACGGCCGAACAAAAAGCCGAGCTTGGCAAATTACATGACCAGATGTTCGCCACAAAGAAAGAACTCGTGAAAAAATATGTCGAGTACGGTGTGTTTTCAAAAGAGCAGGGAGATAAAGTGCTTGCGATGATGGAAGAGAAACACAAAAAGTTAAAAGAAAACGGCTATATGATGAGATGGCATCCCCATCATGGCAAAAAACTTGATATGAAAGAATGA
- a CDS encoding sporulation protein, producing the protein MINKFLSSIGIGHVKVDTIVHTPEISSGDRIIGEVVLKGGMADQPINEIELLLLHKYEEDKKDSDFSYHEKELDTISIDHIGTILSGEEKRFNFEFPTKMDHPKTTDTDQTILRTRVDIPQAVDPTDEDSIHVR; encoded by the coding sequence ATGATCAATAAATTTTTATCCAGCATCGGGATCGGCCATGTAAAAGTAGATACCATTGTGCATACACCGGAAATTTCTTCAGGTGACCGGATTATCGGGGAAGTCGTTTTAAAGGGCGGGATGGCAGATCAGCCCATCAACGAGATAGAATTACTGCTTCTTCATAAATATGAAGAGGACAAGAAAGACAGTGACTTTTCTTATCACGAAAAAGAGTTGGACACCATCTCCATTGATCATATCGGTACCATCCTTTCAGGTGAGGAAAAGAGGTTCAATTTCGAATTTCCAACCAAGATGGATCATCCTAAAACGACTGATACCGATCAAACCATCCTGAGGACGAGGGTCGATATTCCACAGGCAGTCGATCCGACAGATGAAGACAGCATCCATGTAAGGTAA
- a CDS encoding aminopeptidase: MNQAFEKNLERYADLIVQVGLNLQKDQELLISAPVTSYEFVRLITNKAYEAGAKYVLTDFHDEELKKIRLEKSSEEGLKAFPEWKAKGYIEMAENNVALLNLAAPNPSLLRDTDPARAAILNKTSASAMKDFSAYIGGGKISWLIAAIPTVEWAQTIFPELDDQEAVEKLWENIFYTTRTDQENPVELWTAHIDHLNKNAARLNNGEYKKLHYKGPGTDLTIEFRPETKWISAQFTNDKGTPFVPNLPTEEVFTIPDKYGVNGVVSSTKPLNYSGTLIKNFSLTFKEGKVVDFTAEEGYETLKNLLETDEGASYLGEVALVPHDSPISNTNIIFNNTLFDENASCHIALGRALTVCVEGGKEMTSDQLKEVGFNESMVHVDFMIGSDQLDIDGEKADGSIEPIFKSGDWV, translated from the coding sequence ATGAATCAAGCATTTGAGAAGAATTTAGAGAGATATGCTGATTTGATTGTACAAGTGGGGTTAAACCTGCAGAAAGATCAGGAGCTGTTAATTTCAGCCCCGGTCACATCCTACGAGTTTGTACGTCTCATCACCAATAAAGCGTATGAAGCCGGTGCAAAGTACGTGCTGACCGACTTCCATGATGAAGAGCTGAAGAAAATCCGCCTGGAGAAGTCTTCCGAGGAAGGATTGAAAGCTTTCCCTGAATGGAAGGCAAAAGGCTACATCGAAATGGCAGAAAACAATGTTGCCCTGTTAAACCTTGCTGCTCCGAACCCTTCCCTTCTTCGGGATACCGACCCTGCCAGGGCCGCAATACTCAATAAAACATCTGCATCTGCCATGAAAGATTTTTCTGCTTATATCGGAGGAGGCAAGATCAGCTGGTTGATCGCAGCGATCCCTACCGTGGAATGGGCACAGACGATTTTTCCGGAATTGGATGACCAGGAAGCTGTCGAGAAACTATGGGAGAACATCTTCTACACGACCCGGACAGATCAAGAGAATCCTGTTGAATTATGGACAGCCCATATCGACCACCTGAACAAAAATGCAGCCCGTTTGAATAACGGAGAATATAAGAAGCTTCATTATAAAGGTCCGGGCACAGACCTGACGATTGAATTCCGTCCAGAGACAAAATGGATCAGTGCCCAGTTCACAAATGATAAAGGCACGCCATTTGTCCCGAATCTTCCAACCGAGGAAGTGTTTACGATCCCTGATAAATACGGTGTGAACGGTGTTGTATCAAGTACTAAACCTTTGAATTACAGCGGAACGCTCATTAAGAACTTCTCCCTTACCTTCAAGGAAGGAAAAGTGGTAGATTTCACAGCAGAGGAAGGGTATGAAACGTTAAAGAACCTGCTTGAGACAGACGAAGGTGCATCGTATCTTGGTGAGGTGGCATTAGTGCCACATGACTCCCCAATTTCAAACACCAACATCATTTTCAACAATACGCTATTTGATGAAAATGCGTCTTGTCATATCGCATTGGGCAGAGCCCTGACTGTATGTGTCGAGGGCGGAAAAGAAATGACTTCAGATCAATTGAAGGAAGTCGGCTTTAATGAAAGCATGGTCCATGTCGATTTCATGATCGGATCTGATCAGTTGGATATTGATGGAGAGAAAGCAGACGGCAGTATTGAACCGATCTTCAAATCCGGTGATTGGGTTTAA